A portion of the Commensalibacter nepenthis genome contains these proteins:
- a CDS encoding type II toxin-antitoxin system RelE family toxin translates to MIFNIDFDERALKEWHKLDKSIQTLFKKKLKQLQNNPHIESARLHGDLANCYKIKLRSSGYRLVYQVIDEEIVILVIAVGKREDKKVYGTATTRLNNN, encoded by the coding sequence ATGATCTTTAATATTGACTTTGATGAAAGGGCTTTAAAAGAATGGCATAAGCTCGATAAATCTATTCAAACGTTATTCAAAAAGAAGTTAAAACAATTACAGAATAATCCTCATATTGAATCTGCTCGTTTACATGGAGACCTAGCTAACTGTTATAAAATTAAGTTAAGATCTTCTGGTTATAGATTAGTTTATCAAGTCATTGATGAAGAAATCGTAATTTTAGTTATTGCTGTGGGAAAACGTGAAGATAAAAAAGTTTATGGAACAGCTACTACTAGATTAAATAATAACTAG
- a CDS encoding ribbon-helix-helix domain-containing protein — protein sequence MTQKRVNSLKDVLLQDKKRQLISDIKDSKSDLVQLNFRIDQAAKTQLEFLRLETGAKSIQSLMIEAINDLFEKHGKNRIA from the coding sequence ATGACACAAAAACGAGTGAACTCTTTAAAAGATGTATTACTACAAGATAAAAAACGTCAGTTAATATCTGATATAAAAGATAGTAAAAGCGATCTAGTTCAGCTGAATTTCAGAATAGATCAAGCAGCTAAAACGCAACTAGAGTTTTTACGTTTGGAAACAGGGGCTAAAAGTATACAAAGTTTAATGATTGAAGCTATAAATGATTTATTTGAAAAGCATGGAAAAAATCGTATAGCATAA
- a CDS encoding replication initiation protein, which translates to MTAPFNICDKTKLNPKDANINKTFQITSQEFLNAFPNIGKKHAEERLQEAVDKLAERWIHVYSDDEKRRIRWIQEEAKYFNGEGKVEIVFSDSIMPYLTQLKGQFTSIILKNISSLKSNYSIRIYELLMQFKIIGSRTITVTKLRSILEVEDKYKTFKSFNQWVIQPSIKELNEKSNLTITIQTIKIGRNVKSLQFNFKEN; encoded by the coding sequence ATCACAGCACCATTCAATATTTGCGACAAGACCAAATTAAATCCTAAAGACGCAAACATAAACAAAACTTTCCAAATAACATCCCAAGAATTTCTTAATGCTTTTCCAAATATTGGAAAAAAACATGCTGAAGAAAGGTTACAGGAGGCTGTCGATAAATTGGCAGAAAGATGGATACACGTTTATAGTGATGATGAAAAAAGACGAATTAGATGGATACAAGAAGAGGCTAAGTATTTTAACGGTGAAGGTAAAGTAGAAATTGTTTTTTCAGACTCTATCATGCCTTACCTTACTCAATTAAAAGGTCAATTTACTAGCATTATTTTAAAGAACATATCTTCGTTAAAAAGTAATTATAGTATAAGAATTTATGAACTTCTTATGCAATTTAAAATTATTGGATCGCGTACAATTACTGTTACAAAATTACGATCTATACTGGAAGTAGAAGATAAATATAAAACTTTTAAATCATTTAATCAGTGGGTAATACAACCATCTATAAAAGAATTAAATGAAAAAAGTAATTTAACAATAACCATTCAAACTATTAAGATTGGACGTAATGTAAAGTCACTACAATTTAATTTCAAAGAAAATTAA
- the tnpA gene encoding IS200/IS605 family transposase: MNSQQDIRHGRHCVFNIHIHLVFVTKYRKNVFNQMILDDLKGIFEKVCLDFQAELIEFNGEHDHVHLLINYPPKIAISNLVNSLKGVSSRMIRKKYATHLKQKLWGNHLWSPSYFAGSCGGAPISIIRQYIEQQQKLDTN; the protein is encoded by the coding sequence ATGAATAGTCAACAAGATATACGACATGGACGACATTGTGTATTTAATATTCATATACACTTAGTCTTTGTTACAAAATACAGAAAAAACGTTTTTAATCAAATGATCCTTGATGATCTAAAAGGTATCTTTGAAAAAGTATGCCTTGATTTCCAAGCAGAATTAATCGAGTTTAATGGCGAACATGACCACGTGCATTTACTCATTAATTACCCACCTAAAATCGCCATATCCAACCTTGTAAATAGTTTAAAAGGTGTTTCTAGTCGTATGATTAGAAAAAAATATGCAACCCACCTAAAACAAAAATTATGGGGTAATCATTTATGGTCACCGTCATATTTTGCTGGAAGTTGTGGTGGCGCTCCAATCTCAATTATTCGTCAATATATCGAACAGCAACAAAAATTAGATACTAACTAA
- a CDS encoding recombinase family protein has protein sequence MSNVGYIRVSSAYQNTERQLDGVKLDKIFTDKISGVDTKRPQLQAMLEYVREGDVIHVHSIDRLARNLKDLSQLVDDLNARGISIHFHQENLTFTNSEDSIKKLMFQLLGSFAEFERSLIRERQREGIAKAKQAGKYKGRRKTINSNIIIETMSKEGASYRKTAKTLNISLSTVQRVMKEYKSKRAS, from the coding sequence ATGAGCAATGTTGGATACATAAGAGTAAGCTCTGCATATCAAAATACAGAACGACAACTTGATGGAGTTAAACTAGATAAAATCTTCACAGATAAAATTAGCGGTGTGGATACGAAAAGACCTCAATTACAAGCAATGTTAGAATATGTCAGAGAAGGTGATGTTATTCATGTTCATTCTATTGATAGGCTAGCAAGAAACCTTAAAGATTTAAGTCAGCTAGTAGATGATTTGAATGCCAGAGGAATTAGCATTCATTTTCATCAAGAAAATCTAACTTTTACAAATAGTGAAGATTCTATTAAAAAACTCATGTTCCAACTCTTAGGCAGCTTTGCTGAGTTTGAAAGAAGTCTTATTAGGGAAAGACAAAGAGAAGGAATTGCCAAAGCAAAACAAGCTGGGAAATATAAAGGTCGAAGGAAAACAATCAATAGCAACATTATTATAGAAACTATGAGTAAAGAAGGTGCTAGTTACAGAAAAACTGCCAAGACACTCAATATAAGTCTTTCAACGGTTCAAAGAGTGATGAAAGAGTATAAAAGCAAAAGAGCATCTTAA
- a CDS encoding DUF3892 domain-containing protein, with the protein MSDVPDFYITGVRYGDDECISHVRVALHFVTSTGEIKMKRPVLVPREFIVDLLQTGKIIFYTATLDKSKNTYQRGENVSLYDEQYITTDPNGSTKDNLEGLPKV; encoded by the coding sequence ATGTCAGATGTGCCAGACTTTTATATAACGGGTGTTAGGTATGGTGATGACGAATGTATTAGTCATGTTCGTGTAGCATTACATTTCGTAACAAGCACAGGTGAAATAAAAATGAAGAGGCCAGTATTAGTTCCTCGGGAATTTATAGTTGATTTATTACAAACGGGTAAAATAATTTTTTATACGGCAACATTGGATAAATCAAAAAACACATATCAACGAGGGGAAAATGTTAGCTTATATGACGAGCAATATATCACAACAGACCCTAATGGTAGTACTAAAGATAATTTAGAAGGTCTTCCAAAAGTTTAG
- a CDS encoding phage neck terminator protein, translated as MTIKNNSSKDTVKSSKDGDFPKLKILNHSEIYDLVTKFIQKVVLIKDVELTISNRTSFKISIPQLPFISLLIADIYLLPDLKTYTVNGQKISLIQSEVMMNILFFGNEQISSLELAQTFKTRFNKGWATEQFAQYSKSFIPLYSNNLTIKPALMGVSKQFEDTCSVDAYFELHPEIVE; from the coding sequence ATGACCATAAAGAATAATTCATCGAAAGATACAGTTAAGTCTTCTAAAGACGGAGATTTTCCAAAGTTAAAAATATTAAATCATAGTGAAATATATGATTTAGTAACAAAATTTATACAGAAAGTCGTTTTAATTAAAGATGTTGAGTTAACGATTAGTAATAGGACAAGTTTTAAAATTTCTATCCCTCAATTGCCTTTTATCTCATTACTCATCGCTGATATTTATCTTTTGCCAGATTTAAAGACTTACACTGTGAATGGACAAAAAATATCATTGATACAATCAGAAGTAATGATGAATATACTATTTTTCGGGAATGAACAAATCAGTTCTCTAGAGCTGGCTCAAACTTTCAAAACCAGATTTAACAAAGGTTGGGCTACGGAACAATTTGCTCAATATAGTAAATCTTTTATTCCGCTTTATAGTAACAATTTAACGATAAAACCTGCTTTGATGGGTGTTTCAAAACAATTTGAAGATACGTGTTCTGTAGATGCATATTTTGAACTTCATCCTGAGATTGTTGAATAA
- a CDS encoding IS6 family transposase, which produces MSIGIYSKLILRSRDDFKGRHFNGLMIIQAVNWYLRYCLSYRDIEELFLERGINIDHSTLNRWVLRYAPLLEKRLRSYRKPHCGEVRIDETYIKVKGQWKYLYRAIDKNGTAIDFLLTAKRNIKAAQRFFRKAFKEDGLFAPTHIGTDQAATFPKTIQTMKNEHILANHCVHETRKSLQQGIENDHFRVKRMIPKNGCFQSFHTARKTLNGYEAILWIKKGLGFKGKWTINEQIKLIQSIFGLNNNIPV; this is translated from the coding sequence ATGTCTATTGGTATCTATAGCAAGCTTATATTAAGATCTAGGGATGATTTTAAAGGTCGTCATTTTAATGGATTGATGATTATCCAAGCGGTAAACTGGTATTTACGCTATTGTCTTAGCTATCGAGACATTGAGGAATTGTTTTTAGAACGTGGGATAAATATAGATCATAGCACGTTAAATCGTTGGGTATTACGTTATGCACCACTATTAGAAAAGCGATTAAGAAGCTATAGAAAACCTCATTGTGGTGAGGTGAGGATTGATGAAACCTATATCAAAGTAAAAGGTCAGTGGAAGTATCTATATAGAGCCATTGATAAGAATGGAACTGCTATTGATTTCTTATTAACAGCTAAAAGAAATATCAAAGCAGCACAACGTTTCTTTAGAAAGGCGTTTAAAGAAGATGGTCTGTTCGCTCCAACCCATATTGGAACAGATCAAGCCGCAACTTTTCCAAAGACCATACAAACCATGAAGAATGAGCATATCCTTGCCAATCACTGCGTTCATGAAACAAGAAAGTCCTTACAACAGGGAATAGAAAATGATCATTTTAGAGTAAAGAGAATGATCCCAAAGAATGGTTGCTTTCAGTCTTTTCATACAGCAAGAAAAACACTCAACGGATATGAGGCCATTCTCTGGATTAAAAAAGGACTGGGTTTTAAAGGAAAATGGACAATCAACGAACAAATAAAACTCATTCAAAGCATATTCGGTTTAAATAATAATATACCCGTCTAA
- a CDS encoding IS6 family transposase, whose amino-acid sequence MSIGIYSKLILRSKDDFKGRHFSGLMIIQAVNWYLRYCLSYRDIEELFLERGVSVDHSTLNRWVLRYAPLLEKRLRSYRKPHCGEVRIDETYIKVKGQWKYLYRAIDKEGTAIDFLLTAKRNIKAAQRFFRKAFKKDGLFAPTHIGTDKALPFPKTIQTMKNEYILPNHCVHETKKSLQQGIENDHFRLKRGIPRNGCFQSFHTARKTLKGYEAILWIKKGLGFKGKWTINEQIKLIQSIFGLNNNIPV is encoded by the coding sequence ATGTCTATTGGTATCTATAGCAAGCTTATATTAAGATCTAAGGATGATTTTAAAGGTCGCCACTTTAGTGGGTTGATGATTATCCAAGCGGTAAACTGGTATTTACGCTATTGTCTTAGCTATCGAGATATTGAGGAATTGTTTTTAGAGCGTGGAGTAAGCGTTGATCATAGCACGTTAAACCGTTGGGTATTACGCTATGCACCACTATTAGAAAAGCGATTAAGAAGCTATAGAAAACCTCATTGTGGTGAGGTGAGGATTGATGAAACCTATATCAAGGTAAAAGGTCAGTGGAAGTATCTATATAGAGCCATTGATAAAGAAGGCACAGCGATTGATTTCTTGTTAACAGCTAAAAGAAATATAAAAGCAGCACAACGTTTCTTTAGAAAGGCGTTTAAAAAAGATGGTCTATTTGCACCCACTCATATTGGAACAGATAAAGCATTACCGTTTCCAAAAACCATACAGACCATGAAGAATGAGTATATCCTTCCCAATCACTGCGTTCATGAAACAAAAAAATCCTTACAACAGGGAATAGAAAATGATCATTTCAGGTTAAAGAGGGGTATACCAAGAAATGGCTGTTTTCAATCTTTTCATACAGCAAGAAAAACACTCAAAGGATATGAGGCCATTCTCTGGATTAAAAAAGGACTGGGTTTTAAAGGAAAATGGACAATCAACGAACAAATAAAACTCATTCAAAGCATATTCGGTCTAAATAATAATATACCCGTCTAA
- the parA gene encoding ParA family partition ATPase translates to MKTIAILSQKGGAGKTTIALNLSVAASLKKKTSVIIDIDPQASITQWGDSRKKENPTVISVQASRLSNTLTKCLDNKVDFVFIDTAPHAEQSALLAARQADLVIIPCRPSVIDIRAIQSTIDICKIAEVKYFIVLNQVLSRSNLTQDALDALKELKIPTVPVNIGQRIAFINSVTHGEGVMEFDPNGKSFQEINNLYKFVIKQLKS, encoded by the coding sequence ATGAAAACAATAGCAATTTTAAGTCAAAAAGGTGGAGCAGGAAAAACTACAATCGCTTTAAACTTAAGCGTTGCTGCTAGTTTGAAGAAAAAAACATCTGTAATAATAGATATTGATCCTCAAGCATCTATTACACAATGGGGAGATAGTAGGAAGAAAGAAAACCCAACAGTTATATCAGTGCAAGCATCTAGATTGTCCAATACATTAACAAAATGTTTAGACAATAAAGTTGATTTTGTATTTATTGATACTGCTCCACATGCTGAGCAATCTGCGTTATTAGCAGCAAGGCAAGCAGATTTGGTAATAATTCCTTGTAGACCATCTGTTATCGACATAAGAGCAATTCAATCTACGATTGATATTTGTAAGATAGCAGAAGTTAAGTATTTTATTGTTTTGAATCAAGTTTTATCAAGAAGTAATTTAACACAAGATGCATTAGATGCTTTGAAAGAACTTAAAATTCCAACTGTGCCAGTTAATATAGGACAACGGATTGCATTTATAAATTCTGTTACTCACGGTGAAGGGGTAATGGAATTTGACCCTAACGGAAAATCTTTCCAAGAAATTAATAATTTGTATAAATTTGTTATTAAACAATTAAAAAGTTAA
- a CDS encoding ComF family protein yields the protein MKVNMKSISGNWHSGFVMDKHTLRSIPVGENQWGHMQFEKERSEVGEALFQLKYRDDFTKVASLAECLVENAYPLFDNIGFVLPMPASKPRQRQPVNEIAKKFAELVEKPYFDNILLKEPINISLKDLNTKDEKLEAIGNSFYINEPITNQGCWNALIIDDLYHTGASMEKACVALKKYVKVKNIYVVALTWRM from the coding sequence ATGAAAGTTAATATGAAGTCAATTTCAGGTAATTGGCACTCTGGCTTTGTAATGGATAAACATACCTTGCGAAGTATCCCTGTTGGTGAAAACCAATGGGGGCATATGCAGTTTGAGAAAGAGCGCAGCGAGGTTGGTGAGGCTCTTTTTCAACTGAAATATCGGGATGATTTTACGAAAGTTGCTTCGTTAGCAGAATGCTTAGTTGAAAATGCTTATCCTCTCTTTGATAATATTGGTTTTGTTCTACCCATGCCTGCATCAAAACCAAGACAGCGACAACCTGTTAATGAAATAGCTAAAAAATTTGCCGAATTAGTTGAAAAACCATACTTTGATAATATTTTATTAAAAGAACCTATTAACATCTCATTAAAAGATTTAAATACAAAAGATGAAAAGTTAGAAGCAATAGGTAATTCATTCTATATTAATGAGCCTATTACTAATCAAGGATGTTGGAATGCGCTTATTATAGATGATTTGTATCATACAGGTGCTTCTATGGAGAAGGCATGCGTTGCATTGAAAAAATATGTTAAAGTAAAAAACATATATGTGGTAGCTTTAACGTGGAGGATGTGA
- a CDS encoding type II toxin-antitoxin system RelB/DinJ family antitoxin has protein sequence MSTIQIRVDENLKKDAYKAFDNLNLSPSDALRLFLRYVAENKKLPFSEVSVMVSDNDKDDDILAVVRERLNSPTKRIRVNLDDL, from the coding sequence ATGAGTACTATTCAAATTAGAGTGGATGAAAATTTAAAAAAAGATGCTTATAAAGCTTTTGATAATCTTAATTTGTCCCCCTCAGATGCACTGAGACTATTCTTACGTTATGTTGCTGAAAACAAAAAATTACCTTTTTCAGAGGTTTCAGTGATGGTCAGTGATAATGATAAAGATGATGATATTTTAGCGGTTGTGCGTGAACGTTTAAACAGTCCTACAAAACGTATTAGAGTTAATTTAGATGATCTTTAA
- a CDS encoding recombinase family protein has protein sequence MFIRAYLRASTKDQHADRAKDMLRQFVEERGHKIASYYIENASGTQLNRIELTRLLNDSQADDILLIEQIDRLTRLNDHDWTQLKKQISNLDLKIVSLDIPTSWQALDKNITDNDPISKAILNAVNNMFIDLMAAISRKDWITRRERQRQGIERGIRNGKYKGKQADLERHQQVISLRKRGLTLKEICQTTDYCYSNVCKILANHKKYIMNKNQDIVFPNKL, from the coding sequence ATGTTCATTCGAGCCTACTTGCGAGCTTCAACCAAAGACCAACATGCAGATCGTGCAAAAGATATGCTTAGGCAATTTGTAGAAGAAAGGGGGCATAAAATTGCAAGTTACTATATTGAAAATGCCAGTGGCACCCAATTAAATCGTATAGAACTAACGAGGCTCTTAAATGATAGTCAGGCTGATGATATTTTATTAATCGAACAGATAGATCGTTTGACACGATTAAATGACCATGACTGGACACAGCTTAAAAAACAAATCAGTAATCTTGATTTAAAAATTGTAAGTCTTGATATACCGACTTCTTGGCAAGCTTTAGATAAAAATATTACTGATAATGATCCTATTTCCAAAGCTATTTTAAATGCGGTGAATAACATGTTCATTGATTTAATGGCTGCAATATCACGTAAAGACTGGATCACCAGGAGGGAACGTCAACGTCAGGGAATTGAACGAGGTATTCGAAATGGGAAATACAAAGGCAAACAAGCTGATCTTGAGCGTCATCAACAAGTTATTTCCTTAAGAAAACGTGGGCTTACTCTAAAAGAAATATGCCAAACTACAGACTATTGTTATTCAAATGTATGTAAAATATTAGCAAACCATAAAAAATATATCATGAATAAAAACCAAGATATAGTTTTTCCAAATAAACTTTAA
- a CDS encoding Imm42 family immunity protein, whose translation MIIGDPYQIAIQVEQIDILCSPSGMFNFIINDIFIPGKGVTIDLYMVISSLKESLEAGLKEIDGDIGDIPIEQIDLSEGEFKNLISLNEGVLYDYGCTF comes from the coding sequence ATGATTATTGGGGATCCTTATCAAATTGCTATACAAGTAGAACAAATAGATATTTTATGTTCTCCTAGTGGAATGTTTAACTTTATTATCAATGATATATTCATTCCTGGTAAAGGGGTAACTATAGATTTATATATGGTAATATCTTCATTGAAAGAAAGTCTGGAGGCTGGGCTTAAGGAAATAGATGGCGATATCGGTGATATACCTATAGAACAAATAGATTTATCAGAAGGTGAATTTAAAAATTTAATATCATTAAATGAGGGTGTGTTGTATGATTATGGGTGCACTTTTTAG
- a CDS encoding HNH/endonuclease VII fold putative polymorphic toxin: MQLVGEVMGQVSDALHNSGINGFDETKLSNDWGRILLEAAGSAAVAGVTGGNVGAATGSAIAGDIVTASTVNTIKDWAIAQSNGNPDTAKLLTNAIENAFASMGGAAAGGAIGGGTGAINGAGISSSIQEYNMAAVDDAIGAAALAGVAIWAVANNKDVGQALSDVISYAGNVTSNVYGYFLDSSVNNQAQGVGQALMGMAVMAQAAPELYNQLTQYASQSAEQYGQYIDLMKQVGATIYGSITIDPNAGKGTTLTTPITENNGTTLTTPITDRDKNSGTIADPIPDENKGWTEGFTADPDAGKGTIFTSTGNPPPNLSPDGAGRNGALREAKRYVGIPVTQQPESIGPNINKQGKVVGGMDYVYTPTGQDSKFIAEDGKIHIRDDADGHMYIDDPTQDRGSHFNTEDGAHFDYKK; the protein is encoded by the coding sequence ATGCAGCTCGTCGGCGAAGTCATGGGACAAGTGTCTGATGCGTTACATAATAGTGGTATCAATGGCTTTGACGAAACGAAACTATCCAACGATTGGGGACGCATCCTCCTCGAAGCCGCTGGCTCCGCCGCCGTGGCAGGCGTTACTGGCGGCAACGTCGGTGCCGCTACGGGAAGTGCAATCGCTGGGGATATTGTTACTGCCTCGACGGTTAATACGATAAAAGATTGGGCGATTGCGCAAAGCAATGGTAATCCTGATACGGCGAAGTTGTTAACCAATGCGATTGAAAATGCTTTTGCGAGTATGGGCGGCGCTGCGGCAGGTGGAGCGATTGGAGGGGGAACTGGTGCTATAAATGGTGCCGGGATTTCTTCTAGTATTCAAGAATATAATATGGCGGCAGTGGATGATGCTATAGGAGCGGCAGCACTTGCGGGTGTGGCTATATGGGCTGTTGCGAATAATAAGGATGTTGGTCAGGCGTTAAGTGATGTCATCAGTTATGCTGGTAATGTTACGAGTAACGTTTATGGTTATTTTTTGGATAGCTCTGTAAATAATCAAGCCCAAGGAGTGGGACAGGCGTTAATGGGCATGGCTGTTATGGCTCAGGCAGCGCCAGAATTGTATAACCAACTTACACAATATGCAAGCCAATCTGCCGAACAATATGGTCAATATATTGATCTGATGAAACAAGTCGGAGCAACCATTTATGGCAGCATTACTATTGATCCAAATGCTGGTAAAGGGACAACGTTAACTACGCCAATTACTGAGAATAATGGCACAACATTAACCACACCTATTACCGATCGAGATAAAAACTCAGGCACTATCGCTGATCCAATCCCTGATGAAAATAAAGGATGGACAGAGGGCTTTACCGCTGATCCAGACGCTGGGAAAGGAACTATCTTTACTTCAACTGGTAATCCTCCTCCAAATCTTTCACCTGATGGTGCAGGAAGAAATGGTGCATTAAGAGAAGCAAAACGATATGTTGGTATTCCAGTAACACAGCAACCTGAAAGTATAGGACCGAATATTAATAAACAAGGGAAAGTAGTTGGAGGTATGGATTATGTATATACTCCGACAGGGCAAGATAGTAAGTTTATAGCTGAAGATGGTAAAATACATATTAGAGATGATGCTGATGGTCATATGTATATAGATGATCCAACGCAAGACCGTGGTTCTCATTTTAACACAGAAGATGGAGCACATTTTGATTATAAAAAGTAA
- a CDS encoding RNA-guided endonuclease InsQ/TnpB family protein, translating to MRIKKAFKYELMPNGADIRKMRQFCGCSRFVYNRALAYNEEQRKIDTDFKFSYAKIAVLLPKWKQEFEWLKSCHSQVLQHSLKDLESAFRNFFRKQADFPKFQKKGLKESFRFPQGCKLEQHNNRIYLPKIGWVRYRNSRDVIGTIKNVTISCKCGKWFVSMVLSQI from the coding sequence ATGCGTATAAAGAAAGCCTTTAAATATGAATTAATGCCAAATGGTGCGGATATTCGCAAAATGCGTCAGTTTTGTGGATGCTCTCGGTTTGTCTATAATAGGGCTTTGGCGTATAACGAGGAACAACGTAAGATTGATACTGATTTTAAGTTTAGCTATGCCAAGATTGCGGTTTTGTTGCCGAAATGGAAGCAAGAGTTTGAATGGTTAAAATCTTGTCACAGTCAGGTTTTGCAACATTCTTTAAAAGACCTTGAAAGTGCATTTCGTAACTTTTTTCGTAAGCAAGCTGATTTTCCAAAGTTTCAGAAAAAAGGATTAAAGGAAAGCTTTCGTTTTCCTCAAGGGTGTAAATTAGAACAGCATAACAATCGTATCTATTTACCAAAGATTGGTTGGGTAAGATATCGTAATAGTCGTGATGTGATTGGAACCATTAAGAACGTTACGATTAGTTGTAAGTGTGGCAAATGGTTTGTTTCTATGGTCTTGTCGCAAATTTAA
- a CDS encoding hemagglutinin repeat-containing protein: MEKNSGIKAGFSSSKSKSETSQSTVVGSSATAGNNLNIVARGDNANDAHNGDLTVTAGNTQGSYTNDVNSADGHLENNFDANQLQNSQLGMQLVGEVMGQVSDALYSHQVCDRSS, from the coding sequence TTGGAGAAAAATAGTGGCATAAAGGCTGGATTTAGTTCCAGCAAATCCAAAAGTGAAACTTCGCAAAGCACTGTTGTTGGATCCTCTGCCACGGCTGGGAATAATCTAAATATTGTTGCGCGTGGGGATAATGCGAATGATGCGCATAATGGGGATTTAACGGTCACTGCTGGTAATACTCAAGGCAGCTATACCAATGATGTGAATAGTGCTGATGGGCATTTAGAGAACAATTTTGATGCGAACCAACTGCAAAACAGCCAACTTGGCATGCAGCTGGTCGGCGAAGTCATGGGGCAAGTGTCTGACGCGTTATACAGTCATCAGGTTTGTGATCGGTCAAGCTAG
- a CDS encoding YacL family protein, producing the protein MITRKIYFLWGKYRYYPSGYSFGQNIADLPSQGFGACAIAHWLSSEIERSVDLVDNWISKLQDLNKSQKSNSFYNGEYWELHVKNQYVFICNDYLDEQKVIMTIEQFLYVLEQYKIFLKKNIRIPKILLPLWM; encoded by the coding sequence ATGATTACAAGAAAAATATATTTTTTATGGGGTAAATATAGATATTATCCATCAGGATATTCTTTTGGACAAAATATTGCAGATTTACCTAGTCAGGGTTTTGGTGCGTGTGCAATAGCTCATTGGTTATCATCAGAGATCGAACGCTCAGTGGATTTGGTAGATAATTGGATCAGTAAATTACAAGATTTAAATAAGAGTCAAAAATCAAATAGTTTTTACAATGGTGAATATTGGGAGTTACATGTTAAAAACCAATATGTTTTTATATGTAATGACTATCTTGATGAGCAAAAAGTTATAATGACTATAGAACAATTTTTATACGTGTTAGAACAATACAAAATTTTTTTAAAAAAAAATATAAGGATCCCGAAAATCCTCCTCCCTCTATGGATGTAG